ATTATCCGGGGAGCTGGATCACCATACAGCTGACATGGTACGGATGCAGATGGATGAAGCCATCCAGCGCAGACAATGCGAGCATCTGGTACTCAGCCTGAAAGATCTGCAATTCATGGACAGTTCGGGTTTGGGTGTCATTTTGGGAAGATACAAGCTCATTAAGAATAAAGGCGGCAAGATGGTTGTCTGTGATGTCAATCCGCCAGTGTATCGTTTGCTGGAAATGTCGGGTTTGTTCAAGATTATGCCGATTTACGAAAATGAGGGAACTGCTCTCTCGGGTCTGGAGGTCGTCTCATGAATGAAGGAACGGGGACAAATTTCATGAATCTGCAATTCGCGGCCAAGTCGGAGAACGAATCGTTCGCACGGGTGACGGTTGCTGCCTTCATCTCCCAGCTTGATCCTACGATGGACGAGCTTAGCGATCTGAAGACGGTCATTTCGGAAGCCGTAACGAACAGCATCATCCACGGTTACAACAACAATCCGGAAGGTGTCGTGTCCATTCAAGCGGAGATTCGCGATGACATGATCACCATCATTGTGGAAGACCGCGGTGAAGGCATCGAAGATCTTGAATTGGCGAAACAGCCGCTGTATACGTCCAAACCCGAACTTGAGCGCTCGGGCATGGGCTTCACCATTATGGAAAACTTCATGGATGAATTCGAAGTCAGCAGTGAGCCCGGCAGAGGCACCTCCATCAAGATGAAGAAAAGGATTGAATCCAAGAAAGCATTGTATAATTAGGGGTTGGTGGTCTTATGGATGCTGAAGTGAAACAGTCTTCACAGACCTATTTGGACGATGCCGAGGTCAAACGGCTGATTGCGCTCAGTCAGTCGGGTGACCATGTCGCACGGGATACGCTGGTGAACTGCAACATCAGACTCGTCTGGTCCGTCGTACAACGTTTTATGAACAGGGGATATGAGCCGGAAGATCTGTTCCAGATTGGTTGTATCGGGCTGCTCAAATCGGTGGATAAATTCGATCTCAGTTATGATGTAAAATTCTCCACCTATGCTGTCCCGATGATTATCGGAGAAATTCAGCGCTTCCTGCGGGACGACGGCACCCTTAAGGTCAGTCGTTCACTGAAGGAGATGGCGAATAAAGTCCGCAAGAAAAGGGATGAGTTGTCCAAAAACCTGGACCGTCTGCCCACGATCAAGGAAGTAGCCGCGGAGCTGGGGGTAACCCCGGAGGAAGTTGTTTTTGCCCAAGAAGCGAACAAACCGCCAACCTCCATACATGAGACGGTGTTTGAGAATGATGGCGATCCCATTACACTAATGGACCAGATTGCCGACGAGTCTCAGGAACGGTGGTTTGACAAACTGGCGCTAAACGAAGCGATTGGCGGTCTCAGTGAACGGGAACGGCTGATTGTATATCTCCGGTATTACCGAGATCAGACTCAGTCCGAAGTCGCCAGCAGACTGGGGATATCCCAGGTGCAGGTGTCACGGCTGGAGAAAAAAATACTTCAATCCATCCGCGACCAGATCGCACAGTGATTTTGGATTGCAGACAACAATATTGGTGTTAAACTACCAATATACGACAACTAACAACCTTCTATCGCGCATTAATATGCGAGGAAGGTTATTTGTCGTTAGCCTGAATGGGTTTGGGACGATTCGACTGCAACAATACTATCAATCCAATGATACATACGGTTCCCAGCCATTGAAATAATCCAAAGGGTTCATGTAACCAGATAACAGTGGTGCCAACGGCAGCAAGTGGCTCCGCACTTCCCATTAGACTTGTTTCTTTGGCTGACAAACTTTTTAAACTTTCGATATAGAACCAGAATGCAATCATCGTCCCGAAAATAATGGTGAAGGCCAAATATCCGTAGGTTTCCAAACGCAAGCTGGCAAAGTCCAAGTTCCACGGTGGGTGGATGAGACTCAGTGCAGCACCTCCGATAATCATTGCCCAGCCGACTACCACGAGTGAATCAAACTTTTCAATCAGTTTCACGGCGTAGAGGGTATAGAAGGCAGCGGTGACTCCGGATAACAACCCCCACGAAACTGCGGGTAAAGGCACAGACAATTGGGAGAGAGAACCATTGGTCAGCAGGAGAAAACACCCGCTCAAAGCCAGAATCGCTGATATAACATCCTTTCTAGTCAGAGCAGCCTGTTTTCGCCAGATCATATAGACCATGATCATGACTGGTGATAGATATTGAAGGAGTGTCGCCACCGCGGAGTTGCCATGTTGAATAGACGCCATGTACGTATATTGAACAGCGAGCATCCCGAGTAATCCGAAAATGATTAGCTGCAAGGCTGTTTTTTTCTGCTTCCACATATCGAAAATTTGCGAGCGCCTTGTGGTGAAGGACTGAACCGTCAGCAGCAGTATACCAGCAATCAGCAGTCGAACTGTTACAAACCAGTTGACTTCAATTCCGTATTGTTGAAACAGCTTTTGTGAAACCGTTCCACCAATTCCCCAGCATATCGCTCCTGTAAGAACAAAGAACAGGCCAGATTTTCTAGATCTTTGAATAGATGCTTTCATGGATAGTTCCCTCACCTTAAATATAAGAATAGTGCTATATTAAAATGAAATAGGCTATAATAATATCAATATCGCACAGATAAATATCATTATATTGAGATGAGGAAATATGC
Above is a window of Paenibacillus sp. E222 DNA encoding:
- the spoIIAA gene encoding anti-sigma F factor antagonist; this encodes MNLHVEMEHHRGILIVRLSGELDHHTADMVRMQMDEAIQRRQCEHLVLSLKDLQFMDSSGLGVILGRYKLIKNKGGKMVVCDVNPPVYRLLEMSGLFKIMPIYENEGTALSGLEVVS
- the spoIIAB gene encoding anti-sigma F factor: MNEGTGTNFMNLQFAAKSENESFARVTVAAFISQLDPTMDELSDLKTVISEAVTNSIIHGYNNNPEGVVSIQAEIRDDMITIIVEDRGEGIEDLELAKQPLYTSKPELERSGMGFTIMENFMDEFEVSSEPGRGTSIKMKKRIESKKALYN
- the sigF gene encoding RNA polymerase sporulation sigma factor SigF translates to MDAEVKQSSQTYLDDAEVKRLIALSQSGDHVARDTLVNCNIRLVWSVVQRFMNRGYEPEDLFQIGCIGLLKSVDKFDLSYDVKFSTYAVPMIIGEIQRFLRDDGTLKVSRSLKEMANKVRKKRDELSKNLDRLPTIKEVAAELGVTPEEVVFAQEANKPPTSIHETVFENDGDPITLMDQIADESQERWFDKLALNEAIGGLSERERLIVYLRYYRDQTQSEVASRLGISQVQVSRLEKKILQSIRDQIAQ
- a CDS encoding DMT family transporter, translating into MKASIQRSRKSGLFFVLTGAICWGIGGTVSQKLFQQYGIEVNWFVTVRLLIAGILLLTVQSFTTRRSQIFDMWKQKKTALQLIIFGLLGMLAVQYTYMASIQHGNSAVATLLQYLSPVMIMVYMIWRKQAALTRKDVISAILALSGCFLLLTNGSLSQLSVPLPAVSWGLLSGVTAAFYTLYAVKLIEKFDSLVVVGWAMIIGGAALSLIHPPWNLDFASLRLETYGYLAFTIIFGTMIAFWFYIESLKSLSAKETSLMGSAEPLAAVGTTVIWLHEPFGLFQWLGTVCIIGLIVLLQSNRPKPIQANDK